One window of Candidatus Nanosynbacter sp. HMT-352 genomic DNA carries:
- a CDS encoding MIP/aquaporin family protein → MATKKTSKKAPVKAAEKKTAAAKTETKTTVKRVVAESTAKSKRVELDSKLPNNLINIIIAEVIGTFILTLAALFASDILSSMYVGFALMFIVAIIGNISGAHVNPAVTFGLWTMRRLKTVLVPFYWGAQFLGAMAAIVLVGSLTNGGFALSFDQFTAFSWNIFAMELVGTAVFVFGIAAVLQRKEIKAAGQAFGIGLALMIGLVVSGSISSYIKSTAIAKIQKDQSTTQTEKNGRTYPREIYISGATLNPAVSLAITEKTDSQLRSNGVLPAEGEKSYSRFSLEVIAATLIGATLGGNLFLLVNYRNKDEE, encoded by the coding sequence ATGGCTACGAAGAAAACTTCAAAGAAAGCCCCAGTTAAAGCCGCAGAAAAGAAAACCGCTGCCGCTAAAACTGAAACCAAAACGACCGTAAAGCGCGTCGTTGCTGAATCTACCGCTAAAAGCAAGCGTGTCGAACTAGATTCTAAATTACCAAACAACTTAATTAACATCATTATTGCGGAAGTTATCGGTACGTTCATTTTGACACTTGCCGCATTATTCGCATCAGATATTTTGTCATCAATGTACGTCGGTTTTGCGTTGATGTTCATCGTTGCAATCATCGGCAACATTTCTGGCGCACACGTAAACCCAGCTGTCACATTTGGTCTATGGACAATGCGTAGGCTAAAGACTGTACTTGTTCCATTTTACTGGGGTGCACAATTCCTCGGTGCAATGGCAGCTATCGTGCTTGTTGGTTCATTAACAAACGGCGGATTTGCCCTAAGCTTCGACCAATTCACTGCGTTCTCTTGGAACATCTTCGCGATGGAATTAGTCGGTACCGCTGTATTTGTATTTGGTATTGCCGCAGTTTTGCAGCGCAAAGAAATCAAAGCAGCTGGTCAAGCTTTTGGAATTGGCTTGGCATTGATGATTGGTCTTGTCGTATCTGGCTCAATCTCTTCATACATTAAAAGTACTGCTATTGCAAAAATCCAAAAAGATCAAAGCACTACTCAAACTGAGAAAAACGGCCGCACTTACCCACGCGAGATCTACATCTCAGGCGCAACTTTGAACCCAGCAGTTTCTTTGGCTATTACAGAGAAAACCGACTCTCAACTACGTAGCAACGGAGTATTGCCAGCTGAAGGCGAAAAAAGCTATTCACGCTTTAGTCTGGAAGTAATTGCCGCTACCCTAATCGGCGCAACATTAGGTGGTAACTTATTTCTACTCGTCAATTACCGAAACAAAGACGAAGAATAG